In a single window of the Jaculus jaculus isolate mJacJac1 chromosome 9, mJacJac1.mat.Y.cur, whole genome shotgun sequence genome:
- the LOC101600216 gene encoding cdc42 effector protein 2-like: MSTKVPIYLKRSSCKGKKEKLRDLLLSDMISPPLGDFRHTIHIGSSGGDDMFGDIFLQGKFHLLPGTAVEEPEEDGSFDLPFQFTCIAMLCGRELPNEASPLLKNAISLRVIGGPQALILPTAQAPPKPPRLHLETPQHSPQPSQEEAGNVDIWRIPEAGSTHNGLTPESEVEEPFLSHASSLLSLHVDLGPSILDDVLQIMDQDLDQVQIPT; encoded by the coding sequence ATGTCCACAAAGGTCCCCATCTATCTGAAGCGTAGCAGCTGCAAGGGCAAGAAGGAGAAGCTGCGGGACCTGCTGTTGTCGGACATGATCAGCCCACCACTGGGGGACTTCCGTCACACCATTCATATCGGCAGCAGTGGTGGTGATGACATGTTTGGAGACATCTTCCTGCAGGGCAAGTTCCACCTCCTGCCAGGAACAGCAGTGGAAGAGCCTGAGGAGGATGGTAGCTTTGACCTCCCCTTCCAGTTCACCTGTATTGCCATGCTGTGTGGGCGGGAGCTCCCCAACGAGGCATCACCTCTGCTTAAGAATGCCATCTCCCTCCGGGTCATTGGTGGTCCCCAGGCCCTCATCCTGCCCACAGCCCAGGCCCCACCCAAGCCCCCTCGCCTGCACCTGGAGACTCCGCAGCATTCCCCACAGCCCTCCCAGGAGGAAGCAGGAAATGTGGACATCTGGAGGATTCCAGAAGCTGGCTCAACCCACAATGGGTTGACTCCAGAGTCAGAAGTTGAGGAGCCCTTCCTGTCTCATGCCAGCTCTTTGCTGTCTCTGCACGTGGACCTAGGGCCCTCCATCCTAGATGACGTTCTTCAGATCATGGATCAGGACCTGGACCAAGTACAGATCCCCACATAG